ATTCTCTTGTTCCGGATAACATCAATATATAATGAAGTATGATCATTTTCTATGCAGCTTATAACCCTTACCACTGATTTTGGCTCTGTCTATCCCGCTGCCATGAAGGGGGTCATTCTGGGCATCAATCCTCAGGCTACTATAGTCGATATATCCCATACTATCCCACATGCTGATATAAGGGCCGGAGCCTTTGCCCTTTACTCTGTAGTACCTTATTTTCCAGCGGACACTGTGCATGTGGCCGTAGTGGATCCGGGAGTGGGCACTGCAAGAAATCCAATAGTGATTTCTGCAGGAGGTCATTTTTTTGTTGGTCCTGATAACGGTCTCATGGTTCCCGCAGCTTCAAGTCTGGGCTATATGCAGATCTTCAAAATAACTAACTTCGGTCTGTTGGGTGATGTATCTGCCACTTTTCATGGAAGAGACGTGTTTGCCCGCATTGGTGCCTACCTCTCGGACGGTATGCCTCTGGAAAAAATTGGTGAAACTACAATAGGTCATATACATCTGGATTTTGGAACAGTTGAAGTTGAAGCTGACTTCATTTCAGGCGAAGTCATCTATGTAGATGATTTTGGTAACATAATTACCAATATAAAGGCTTCAGACATGCTCAAAAAGTTCAACTTTAAAGAACAGGTAAGAGTATTCCGTAATACAATGCCTTTTCTTGCAACCTATGGATTGGCAAGACAAGGAGAATTGTTGGCCCTTATTGGTAGCCATGGTTTCCTCGAAATAGCTGTTAATCGAGGTAGTGCTGCAAAAATGCTGAAGGTAGAATGCATGGATAAGGTCAGGATTGAATAATAGTGGCCTGCGGCTTCTTTCACATCCACTTATAGTGTCTCATGACTTCAAGGTTCATATCATACAATAGACTGTTCTCTACATATCCAAAGAACAGGCACCCGTGGCAAGTATGAGCTATTTGCTTCCTTTTTTCCCGGCTGTTTTCCCATACTTTTTCCAGTCCTTCTTTTACATTTCCGAGAGCTTCATTTTGTACCCTGCAATGTTCTATGGTGCCATCAGCAGTTACATTAAGTATGAGTTCCCCTGCATGGCATCTGAAATCAGTGTTCATGTCCCTTACCATCTTTAGATAGGTGTAAGAATTAATAATGGGGTAACCTTCTTTTTTCATTTCGGTTATCATGTCCACTGTCCTGCGATATTTATCAACATCTCTTACACCAATGTTCTGCCATACGTCATCTGCTATATCTGAGAATTCGTACATTGGTTCGAAAGCTACAGTCACATCCAGTTCTGCAGCAAGTCGTATGAGCTCTTCAATATCATCGAGGTTCCTTCCACTTAGTACACAGTTCATGAGTATGGGATTTTTTATGTACCTTTTCGCTTTTATGATACCAGGCAAAATTTTGGTTTTAAAATCTACTCCTCTTATCTCTCTATAACTGTTAATACCATCAACGGATACAGAAAGGTAATCCAGATCCTTCAGTTCCTCTGCTCTTTTTTCCAACAGCAGTCCGTTGGTTATGAGAAAAGTCACTATGCCCAGTTCTTTGGCATGCAGGAGGATATGTGGAAGATCATCTCTCAGTAAAGGTTCCACAGTCCATGCATTATATATCATTATACCAAAATCCTTTGCCTCGTCCAGCAGTCTCATTATTTCCTTTAATGTCATTTCAGCATCATTCTGTTTCCAGTATTCGCAGAAATCACATTTCATATTGCAACGGGAGTTGATGGCATGGGAGAGCACAAGAGGACGTTTTCTGATCCTTGTTTGCCAGAATGCTCTTGTTGCTGTGAGGGATAATACGGACATGATTCACTATCTACATTAGTTGATGATTTAAATATTCTGTTCCAAAATACAGCAAAAGCTATACAGAATTATATTGTTAAAAAAGATATGCCCGTAGAACACGGGCATTTACAGATATTTACAAATTGGCAGGAGTACTTTTACCCGAAGAGTGCACCGAGACCGGCCATTCCGCTCTCTTCTGCCTCTTCCTTGGTATCTTCTTCCTTCTGTGCCTCTGCTGCTGGAGCTTCGGCTGCTGCTGCCGGGGCTGCTGCTGCTGGAGCTGCTGCCACTGCTGCAGTTGCCATTGCTTCCTCTATGTCCACGTCTTCAAGGGCTGCAATGAGTGCCTTTACACGTGATTCATTGACTTCGGTACTAGCTGCCTGAAGAACGGCAGTTATTGTATCTTCTGTAATCTCTTTACCAGCTTTGTGCAGTAAAAGTGCTGCGTATATGTATTCCATGTGAAATCACCTTTTATCAATGTAAGTTTTAGTCTGTCTTATCCGAAGAGTGCTCCAAGGCCGGCCATTCCGTCCTCTTCAGAACTCTCTTCTTCCTTCTCTTCTTTCGCTTCGACGGTTTCTGCCTTGGCCTCAGTTGTTGCGCTCACTGCTGCAGCAGCTGCGGCTCCAAGAGTCTGCTTAAGCTCATCATCTACTGCTTCCTCATTTTTAGCTGAGGCTGCAGCAGCCACAGCAATCATCTGTGACTGAGCCTTGCCCATCAATGCTCCCATCAGTTCCGGCTCGAACACAACAGCATAAATACCGAGGTTCCTGGATTCTGTTGAAGCTTTTGCGATAAGCGTGGTTATGTTGTCTGCATTTGGATATGCTGCATATACTGACAGATTGAATGCCTGCTTTGCAGCCAGAGCTATGTCGTTGAAGTACTGCGTTTCATCCACAGCCAAGACATCTGGGCGGAATATGGATCCCTCTTCCAGAACTGCTCTTAAATCCAGTCCAACAACCATTGGATAGATCTCAAGCCTGTTAAGCATGGATGCAAGCAGCTGGGGAGCCTTCTCTCCCTCTTTCAATACGGTCTTGGTCTCCTTTACGACGACCTTGCCCCCATCAATAGCCGCTGGAATTCCAGCTCTCTGCAGATCTCCAAGAATGGGCCCGGGTGGAAAACTTGTTGGCCTTGCTTCCACTACAATATCTTTAGGAGCTACGGCACCTGCCTTGATTGGTGAAGGTGTTTTGCTTTTTTCGAGGAGTTTGAATAGTTTAAAAGGATTCTGATCAGAAAATATTAATGCCGTCTGGACATCAATAAATTCGGACATATCCTTTACATCCTGATCCATTTCCTCTAATGCCCTTTTTATAAGAGTGTTCCTGGCCACTTTGATATATGCAGTTCCATTAAGGTCTCTCCTCATTTTCTGGAGCTGCTTTGCAGGAATGCCTTCAATGCCTACTATACCAAAGAGGTGGTAGGTTTTTATGAGCTCTTTTATCTCCTCGACTTCCTTAGCCTTCCATTTTGGTATATGTGACGAATGGTGATCAATTTCCATATTACATCACCTTCACGGACTTACCCATTGTGGTCGTTAAATAGATCGACTTGATGTTCTGGCTGCCTTTCTCAAGGGAATGTTCAAGTCTGGTGATCACCGTTTCTATATTATCAGCCAGCTTTTCGACCGGCATATCTTTGCGCCCGACTGCAACATGGAAGGTCAGTTTATCTTTTGACCTTATACGCACGGAACTCCTGGAGGAGTTGATCACATCAGCTACATTCTTTCCAGGCTGGAGCGGTATTGGCATCTTTCCTCTGGGACCCAGGACAACACCGAGGCTCTTACCAATGAGTGGCATGTACTGTACTTCGGCTATGAAGAAGTCACATTCATTGGCAATTGCCCTTGAGCGTGCTTTATCCTCTTTCAGGTCGTTGATGTCTTCCTCAGTGAATACATAGGTAGCACCCGCCTCTTTTGCCTGAAGACCAACCTCACCTTTTGCAAAAACAGCGATCTTCAAGTCCTTACCAAGGCCATGCGGAAGTATTATTTCTTCATCAACACGGTTCTTGGGCTGACTCATGTCGAGGTGTTTCAGGTTGATAGCCACATCAACGCTTTCCATGAACTTGCGCTGCGGCGATTCCTCTAACAATTTATTGACAGCTTCTACTGTTATTTTATTTACCATTCTATTCCTCCCGTAGTGCTGAACTGCCGTCCATCGGCCACTTCGGCCTACTACGGTTGATTATAGGAAGGAGTATATCCCCGTCCCATTATTTTTATCGTGCTCTCAACGTGGAGCATAGTTCTTATATCTATCGGTTATGTGTTCTGGATTAAGCTTCTGTCATTAGCACATCATCGAATTTCCCCTCGTCGATGGCTTTTTGACATTCTCTTGGATCCATCCCCTCTGCAGTAACACCCAGAGTTACGCATGCTCCTAGCACTTCCTTTACTGCGGCCTTCATGGTATATGCTAGCATTACGTCCCTCTTCATGCGCGCTATCCTCATAGCCTGGTCTATCTTCAGGTCTCCTACCTTGTTTGTCTTTGGTTCTCCGGAGCCCTTTTCTATACCCAGTTCTTTCTTGATCAGCGCAGCAGTTGGTGGTGTACCAACTTCTATCTCAAAGCTCTTGTCATCGGCAACTATCACTTTGACAGGTACTTGCATGCCGTTATAATCTTTTGTCTTCTCGTTGATCTTATCGATGACTGCTTTTATATTGATCCCTAAAGGTCCAAGGGCCGGGCCAAGAGGCGGTCCGGGATTGGCTTTACCTCCGGAGACCAGTGCTTCTACAACATTTGCCATGTGAGTATCACCAGTTATATTTGTTATCTTATAAATATAAATATTCAGGACTCTTCCTCTTTCCTGAGGACCCTTACAGTGTCACCACGTATAGTTATAGGTATCGGTACCACAGCATCGAACAGTTCAACTGTGATCTCTTCATGCCCCTCATCCACCCGCTTAACACGTGCTCTTTCTCCTTTAAAGGGTCCGGATGTGATCTCTATTATTGCACCTTCAGTTATACCTGTTACAGTGGGCTTAGGTGTAAGGAAGTGTGCGATCTCTTCTATGCTGGACTGGCCCTTAATAACTGCACGTGCGTGAGGAACCGTCTGGATAGCCTGTTCCACTATACCAGGTGACGTGCTCTCCACCAGTACATATCCTTTCAGTTCGTCAGGGGCCAGGATGGCACGAATGTCCAGGTGTTCTTTCCTTGCCACCATTGCCATCATATTCGCTACAGAACGTTCCTGGTTAGCAGTTGTTTTCACCACGAATACAGTAGAAGGTTCAGTCATTCATTCACACCCACTTTGGTATTTCCACCATCACTATATAGATCAAGAATCCCATAATGCCAATGGCAAGGATTCCAAGACCAGCTACCTTAGCAATTGTGAGGAACTCTTCTCTAGAAGGTTTCTTTGTTAGTTTCAGAACCCTTATGTGCGCTCTTATAATAGATCCTATAGAGTCCACTGTGGTATTTAACTTGCTTGAATCTATATTATTCCCTGCCAATATCTTCACAACCGATTAAACCTTATGTTCTCTAAATTTTTTATGTATGACCGAATGACGAGCAGTCCGATTTTAATAATGATATAAAATAGTACCGCCTATCTACAACTTCTTCTGTAAAATACTTTTCGATTATTTTAGCAGGCAGAAAAAGCTGCCTGCACAATCTAATTTATTTTACAAAATCAATGCCATACTTGCGTGTAATATTTCGTGTGCCTCCATGGCCATATATCTGAGGTGATTTGACACCCGTAACTACCAGCATCGTCCTTACAGTATTTTCCAGTTCCTCATCTACCTGCGCACCCCAGATAATCCTTGCATCGGGATCGATACGGCTGTATACTTCCTGAACTACACTTTCAGCTTCAGCTATGGTCATGTCAGGACCACCCACTACATTCACAAGGGCGGAGGTAGCACCAGAAATATCCACATCTAACAATGGACTTCTTAATGCCTTTTGCACAGCCTCAACAGCTTTCATTTCACCCTCAGCTTCACCAAGGCCGATCATTGCAACACCACCGTTCTGCATGACGGTCCTGACGTCGGCAAAGTCAAGGTTAACAAGTCCTGGCTTTGTGATAAGTTCAGTAATTCCCTTCACTGCCCTCATCAGCACCTCGTCTGATACTTTAAATGCTGCCTGCAACGGGAGCCTTGGGACGACTTCCAGAAGTTTATCGTTTGGTACAACTATCACAGTATCGGCAACTTCTCTTAGCCTCTCCAGGCCAGCTTCAGCGTTCATACGCCTCACATGCCCTTCAACCCCAAATGGAAGTGTTACCACGGCAATGGTCAAAGCACCCGCATCCCTTGCAGCTTCAGCAACTACCGGGGCAGAACCGGTCCCAGTCCCCCCTCCAAGGCCAGCGGTGATGAACACCATGTCACTCCCTTCAACAAAAGCTCGAATCTCATCCACGCTTTCCAGAGCAGCCTCCTCGCCCACTTGGGGAAGGCTACCTGCGCCAAGACCTCTTGTCTTCTTTTTTCCTATCAATATCTTCTTATCGGCATTGACTC
This DNA window, taken from Methanomethylovorans hollandica DSM 15978, encodes the following:
- a CDS encoding 50S ribosomal protein L10 — translated: MEIDHHSSHIPKWKAKEVEEIKELIKTYHLFGIVGIEGIPAKQLQKMRRDLNGTAYIKVARNTLIKRALEEMDQDVKDMSEFIDVQTALIFSDQNPFKLFKLLEKSKTPSPIKAGAVAPKDIVVEARPTSFPPGPILGDLQRAGIPAAIDGGKVVVKETKTVLKEGEKAPQLLASMLNRLEIYPMVVGLDLRAVLEEGSIFRPDVLAVDETQYFNDIALAAKQAFNLSVYAAYPNADNITTLIAKASTESRNLGIYAVVFEPELMGALMGKAQSQMIAVAAAASAKNEEAVDDELKQTLGAAAAAAVSATTEAKAETVEAKEEKEEESSEEDGMAGLGALFG
- a CDS encoding SAM hydrolase/SAM-dependent halogenase family protein; this translates as MQLITLTTDFGSVYPAAMKGVILGINPQATIVDISHTIPHADIRAGAFALYSVVPYFPADTVHVAVVDPGVGTARNPIVISAGGHFFVGPDNGLMVPAASSLGYMQIFKITNFGLLGDVSATFHGRDVFARIGAYLSDGMPLEKIGETTIGHIHLDFGTVEVEADFISGEVIYVDDFGNIITNIKASDMLKKFNFKEQVRVFRNTMPFLATYGLARQGELLALIGSHGFLEIAVNRGSAAKMLKVECMDKVRIE
- the ftsZ gene encoding cell division protein FtsZ, with translation MRSIVEEALARSEEEGRLHTRVPEPNDINAELEEMLRDLRTVIKVVGCGGGGSNSAQRMANEGIKGAELVAINTDAQHLLRVNADKKILIGKKKTRGLGAGSLPQVGEEAALESVDEIRAFVEGSDMVFITAGLGGGTGTGSAPVVAEAARDAGALTIAVVTLPFGVEGHVRRMNAEAGLERLREVADTVIVVPNDKLLEVVPRLPLQAAFKVSDEVLMRAVKGITELITKPGLVNLDFADVRTVMQNGGVAMIGLGEAEGEMKAVEAVQKALRSPLLDVDISGATSALVNVVGGPDMTIAEAESVVQEVYSRIDPDARIIWGAQVDEELENTVRTMLVVTGVKSPQIYGHGGTRNITRKYGIDFVK
- the rpl12p gene encoding 50S ribosomal protein P1 translates to MEYIYAALLLHKAGKEITEDTITAVLQAASTEVNESRVKALIAALEDVDIEEAMATAAVAAAPAAAAPAAAAEAPAAEAQKEEDTKEEAEESGMAGLGALFG
- a CDS encoding transcription elongation factor Spt5; amino-acid sequence: MTEPSTVFVVKTTANQERSVANMMAMVARKEHLDIRAILAPDELKGYVLVESTSPGIVEQAIQTVPHARAVIKGQSSIEEIAHFLTPKPTVTGITEGAIIEITSGPFKGERARVKRVDEGHEEITVELFDAVVPIPITIRGDTVRVLRKEEES
- a CDS encoding 50S ribosomal protein L1 — translated: MVNKITVEAVNKLLEESPQRKFMESVDVAINLKHLDMSQPKNRVDEEIILPHGLGKDLKIAVFAKGEVGLQAKEAGATYVFTEEDINDLKEDKARSRAIANECDFFIAEVQYMPLIGKSLGVVLGPRGKMPIPLQPGKNVADVINSSRSSVRIRSKDKLTFHVAVGRKDMPVEKLADNIETVITRLEHSLEKGSQNIKSIYLTTTMGKSVKVM
- a CDS encoding radical SAM protein translates to MSVLSLTATRAFWQTRIRKRPLVLSHAINSRCNMKCDFCEYWKQNDAEMTLKEIMRLLDEAKDFGIMIYNAWTVEPLLRDDLPHILLHAKELGIVTFLITNGLLLEKRAEELKDLDYLSVSVDGINSYREIRGVDFKTKILPGIIKAKRYIKNPILMNCVLSGRNLDDIEELIRLAAELDVTVAFEPMYEFSDIADDVWQNIGVRDVDKYRRTVDMITEMKKEGYPIINSYTYLKMVRDMNTDFRCHAGELILNVTADGTIEHCRVQNEALGNVKEGLEKVWENSREKRKQIAHTCHGCLFFGYVENSLLYDMNLEVMRHYKWM
- a CDS encoding protein translocase SEC61 complex subunit gamma, producing the protein MDSSKLNTTVDSIGSIIRAHIRVLKLTKKPSREEFLTIAKVAGLGILAIGIMGFLIYIVMVEIPKWV
- a CDS encoding 50S ribosomal protein L11: MANVVEALVSGGKANPGPPLGPALGPLGINIKAVIDKINEKTKDYNGMQVPVKVIVADDKSFEIEVGTPPTAALIKKELGIEKGSGEPKTNKVGDLKIDQAMRIARMKRDVMLAYTMKAAVKEVLGACVTLGVTAEGMDPRECQKAIDEGKFDDVLMTEA